The following proteins are co-located in the Tardibacter chloracetimidivorans genome:
- a CDS encoding IS110 family transposase, producing MSFIGVDLHQNSITVCRREPDGAQSFETLTLSAADMERFCLSLDADDEVAIEATGNSAWFRDQVLPCVGRVVVVNPSQFKVIRKSVKKTDRNDAAALALFLSKDMLPETRARTQDQSELASLTHTRDVLVKQRTRLLNKIHALHVRKGLKLKKESLGSKRGLAAIDLDLFSRCEVIEIEVLREQALSLSASLAHLDREIEGVAATFDGYEGLTSIKGVGPRSAAVLLTAIGNVHDFASADKLAAYFGIVPRVRQSNETDHRGRITKQGNRLARTTLVQCTLSAIRYSPYLKGYHNRIRERRGFGKAIIATARKLLTIIYDTLKNGWVFNDFTQFQRREDLIPAGQSS from the coding sequence ATGTCCTTTATCGGTGTCGATCTTCATCAGAACAGCATCACGGTGTGCCGGCGCGAGCCGGACGGGGCTCAGAGCTTCGAGACGCTCACGTTGTCGGCCGCCGACATGGAGCGATTCTGCCTGAGCCTCGACGCCGACGACGAGGTGGCGATCGAGGCGACCGGCAACAGCGCCTGGTTCCGCGATCAGGTGCTGCCCTGCGTCGGGCGGGTGGTGGTGGTCAATCCATCGCAGTTCAAGGTGATCAGGAAGTCGGTGAAGAAGACCGACCGCAACGACGCTGCGGCGCTTGCACTGTTCCTGTCCAAGGACATGCTGCCCGAGACGCGGGCCAGGACGCAGGACCAGAGCGAGCTGGCCTCGCTCACCCATACGCGCGACGTTCTGGTCAAGCAGCGCACGCGGCTGCTCAACAAGATCCACGCGCTGCATGTGCGCAAGGGGCTGAAGCTCAAAAAGGAAAGCCTCGGATCGAAGCGAGGGCTCGCCGCCATCGACCTGGACCTCTTCTCCCGCTGCGAAGTAATCGAGATCGAGGTGCTGCGCGAGCAGGCGCTGTCGCTGAGCGCCAGCCTTGCCCATCTCGACCGCGAGATCGAAGGCGTTGCCGCGACCTTTGACGGCTACGAAGGGCTGACCAGCATCAAGGGCGTGGGGCCGCGCTCGGCCGCAGTGCTGCTCACCGCCATCGGCAACGTCCATGACTTTGCCAGCGCCGACAAGCTCGCCGCCTACTTCGGCATCGTGCCGCGCGTCAGACAGTCGAACGAAACCGATCATCGCGGCCGCATCACGAAACAAGGCAACCGCCTCGCGCGGACCACGCTGGTGCAATGCACGCTCAGTGCCATCCGCTACTCGCCCTATCTCAAGGGCTATCACAATCGCATCCGAGAGCGCCGCGGCTTCGGCAAGGCCATTATCGCCACTGCCCGCAAGCTGCTGACGATCATCTATGACACCCTCAAAAACGGATGGGTGTTCAATGACTTCACTCAGTTCCAGCGCCGGGAAGATCTCATCCCCGCTGGACAATCATCATAG
- a CDS encoding NUDIX hydrolase produces MKNARSLKFVRNECGLYVQYAALPMRVVNGDELEILLITSRRTRRWVIPKGWPIPDMDGPQTAAVEAYEEAGIKGDLLPQPIGSYRYGKHMGAGGDDVPCEVTVFPMRSVTQSKDWPERSKRRLQWFARAQAASQVEEEELADLIVNIPISIA; encoded by the coding sequence TTGAAGAACGCGCGATCGCTGAAGTTCGTCCGCAACGAATGCGGACTGTATGTCCAATATGCCGCGCTGCCGATGCGCGTGGTGAACGGCGACGAGCTTGAGATTCTGCTCATAACTTCCCGCAGAACCCGGCGCTGGGTCATCCCAAAGGGCTGGCCTATCCCAGATATGGACGGGCCACAGACGGCTGCCGTCGAAGCCTATGAGGAGGCGGGCATAAAAGGCGATCTCCTACCGCAACCGATCGGTTCGTACCGATATGGCAAGCATATGGGCGCGGGTGGTGATGATGTGCCTTGCGAGGTGACGGTCTTTCCGATGCGATCCGTCACGCAATCGAAGGATTGGCCGGAGCGATCGAAGCGGCGCCTGCAGTGGTTCGCCCGCGCGCAGGCGGCAAGCCAGGTCGAGGAGGAAGAGCTGGCGGATTTGATCGTCAACATACCGATATCGATCGCCTGA
- a CDS encoding RidA family protein, with amino-acid sequence MTIRHMNPGPRMSPATIHAGVVYLSGQIAAPGEDVAVQTEAVLNAIDTLLQEAGSDRAHLLQATIWLSDMADFPVMNEIWEKWLTDVKAPARATGEVKLASPDYKIEILVTAALR; translated from the coding sequence ATGACCATCCGCCATATGAATCCCGGTCCCCGCATGAGCCCAGCGACGATCCACGCCGGCGTCGTCTATCTTTCCGGCCAGATTGCAGCTCCGGGGGAAGACGTTGCCGTACAAACCGAGGCAGTGCTAAATGCGATCGACACGCTGCTGCAAGAGGCCGGATCGGATCGCGCGCATTTGCTTCAGGCGACGATCTGGCTCTCGGACATGGCCGATTTTCCCGTAATGAACGAGATTTGGGAAAAGTGGCTGACGGACGTTAAAGCTCCGGCCCGCGCGACGGGCGAGGTGAAGCTCGCAAGCCCCGATTATAAAATCGAGATCCTGGTGACCGCCGCCCTACGGTGA
- a CDS encoding uroporphyrinogen-III synthase, whose amino-acid sequence MPSPHFLWVTRSSPYAFLTGHHLRAAGHEPLIAPVLTIHRVSHEPLTKPPDALVFTSTHGVAHHLFDPEMAEVPVYAVGQRTARTARDAGYRNVASADGNVGDLYDLIIARAARGSSIVHLGAAEPAGNLARDLVGQGFSARHVAVYESLDVPSSTLRPALAALPWIDGVLVHSPKAGRRLARFLMECGDLWHGTAFCISHAAAEPISAVTRAPVLVAQFPTENALIALVGESGKHAPSTATARA is encoded by the coding sequence ATGCCTTCGCCGCACTTTCTCTGGGTGACCCGATCCTCGCCCTATGCTTTCCTAACCGGCCATCATTTGCGCGCAGCCGGGCACGAGCCCTTGATCGCGCCGGTCCTCACCATCCACCGCGTTTCTCATGAGCCCCTTACCAAACCGCCGGACGCGCTGGTCTTCACCAGCACGCACGGCGTCGCCCATCATCTGTTCGACCCGGAAATGGCTGAAGTGCCGGTCTATGCCGTTGGCCAGCGGACCGCGCGGACGGCACGGGATGCAGGCTATCGCAACGTAGCCTCTGCCGACGGTAACGTCGGCGATCTCTACGACCTCATTATCGCCCGTGCGGCGCGGGGATCGTCCATTGTGCATCTTGGCGCGGCGGAGCCTGCGGGCAACCTTGCGCGCGATCTTGTCGGCCAAGGATTTTCCGCGCGGCATGTCGCCGTTTACGAAAGCCTGGACGTCCCAAGCAGCACGCTCCGGCCGGCACTCGCCGCACTGCCCTGGATCGACGGTGTCCTGGTACATTCACCAAAAGCCGGGCGGCGTTTGGCCCGCTTTCTCATGGAATGCGGAGATCTTTGGCACGGTACCGCCTTTTGCATCTCCCACGCGGCGGCGGAGCCGATCAGCGCGGTGACCAGGGCGCCGGTGCTGGTGGCACAATTTCCCACGGAAAATGCCTTGATTGCCCTGGTCGGCGAGAGCGGTAAGCACGCCCCGTCAACTGCCACGGCGCGCGCCTGA
- a CDS encoding DUF465 domain-containing protein yields the protein MSARLIERLKAAHERINKQIEFENSLLQPDEARLSKLKKTKLSLKDRMTRISASLVI from the coding sequence ATGTCTGCTCGACTTATTGAACGGTTGAAGGCCGCTCATGAGAGGATCAACAAGCAGATCGAGTTTGAGAACAGCCTTCTGCAGCCCGACGAAGCTCGATTGAGCAAGCTGAAGAAGACCAAACTCTCGCTGAAGGATCGCATGACGCGCATTTCGGCGAGCCTAGTCATCTAA
- a CDS encoding D-amino acid dehydrogenase gives MKVAVLGAGVIGVTTAYYLHRAGHEVVVIDRQPGAALETSFANAGEISPGYASPWAAPGIPLKAMRWLMMRHAPLIIRPRLDMAMAGWLYAMLRNCNATSYALNKTRMVRLAEFSRDQLVELRQTLAIAYDHRSLGTLQLFRTAAQAGASAKDIAVLEHYGVSYQRLDQDGCIAFEPGLEASRDRFIGGLQLPGDETGDCHLFTRQLAAYLAGKGVEFRYNNRIEKIHVERGQIARVQTDKGMVTADRYVVALAAHGPALLRPLGIDIPVYPVKGYSLTAQIADPSRAPVSTLLDETCKIAITRLGDRIRVGGMAEISGFSTDLPERRRATLVHCLSDLFPDAARASGMSFWSGFRPMTPDGPPIVGPTEIPNLYLNIGHGTLGWTMACGSGHLLNSLISGEPPAIEAGDLALTRYLRS, from the coding sequence ATCGGCGTAACGACAGCCTATTATCTGCATCGCGCGGGCCATGAGGTGGTGGTTATCGACCGCCAGCCGGGTGCTGCGCTTGAGACCAGCTTCGCCAACGCTGGCGAGATCTCGCCCGGCTATGCTTCGCCTTGGGCCGCGCCGGGCATCCCTTTGAAGGCGATGCGATGGTTGATGATGCGCCACGCTCCGCTCATCATAAGGCCGCGCTTGGACATGGCCATGGCAGGATGGCTCTACGCTATGCTGCGCAACTGCAACGCCACCAGCTATGCTCTTAACAAGACTCGCATGGTACGGCTCGCCGAGTTCAGCCGGGATCAGCTCGTCGAACTGCGCCAGACACTCGCGATCGCATATGATCATCGCAGCCTGGGTACTTTGCAGCTCTTTCGAACCGCCGCGCAAGCCGGCGCAAGTGCGAAGGACATCGCGGTCCTCGAACATTATGGCGTTTCCTATCAACGCCTGGACCAGGATGGCTGCATCGCGTTTGAGCCTGGCCTTGAGGCGTCGCGCGACCGCTTCATCGGGGGGTTGCAACTGCCCGGCGACGAAACAGGCGATTGCCATTTGTTTACGAGGCAGCTGGCAGCGTATCTCGCCGGCAAGGGCGTGGAATTCCGCTATAATAACCGCATCGAGAAGATCCATGTGGAGCGCGGGCAGATCGCGCGGGTTCAAACCGATAAGGGGATGGTCACGGCAGATCGCTATGTCGTCGCGCTCGCTGCGCACGGTCCGGCCCTGCTCCGGCCACTAGGGATCGACATCCCGGTCTATCCCGTCAAGGGCTATTCGCTCACGGCGCAAATCGCCGATCCCTCGCGGGCGCCCGTGTCCACGCTGCTCGATGAAACATGCAAGATTGCGATAACCCGCCTAGGCGATCGCATTCGCGTAGGCGGGATGGCGGAAATATCGGGTTTTTCAACTGATCTGCCTGAGCGTCGCCGTGCAACGCTGGTCCATTGTCTATCCGACCTGTTTCCTGATGCAGCGCGTGCCAGCGGAATGTCCTTCTGGTCGGGCTTTCGCCCGATGACCCCGGATGGACCGCCAATCGTCGGCCCAACCGAAATCCCGAACCTATATCTCAACATCGGTCATGGGACGCTTGGATGGACCATGGCGTGCGGTTCGGGCCACCTGCTGAACAGCCTCATCAGTGGCGAACCGCCCGCCATTGAAGCGGGCGACCTCGCCCTCACTCGATATCTTCGGTCCTGA